In one window of Vibrio sp. JC009 DNA:
- a CDS encoding transporter substrate-binding domain-containing protein, translating into MSKIAKGNRLLLHRCLAVLLSFVIALAGVVNSAIAEEPGVQGYQAFRNELTPKELAWLDAHPVIRLGVDPGFAPYSFKDDGGGYQGIALEFTDYFSTLMNVEMEVMPDLSWSGIVEGVKEKSLDVVLTMSYRPERESFVNFTDLYLPTPLVIMRCRDKCSVSSESELSGHRVALVNGYHSSKRVIREHPDVVPLMVDTPLEGLLAAATGKADAYVGSLGVNVYLAETNGITNLEVASVYGDGANGQRFGVRKDWPELASILNKALRTMPLEEKRKLFERWLPSQVVKLSTEPAERQRLTENAELASARFLKALAPQELAWLKSNPVIRIGYDRDYPPVEYADKQGKYRGISSDYMSLIADLLQIEFESGSPQSWPETIDDLKKRELDILPAAMRNSERESYLNFTTPYLTFPMVIITQVDYPYINEMDALAGKRVAIVDGYAIQDILKQDYPNLILHPVKDYSQGLKAVEANQADAFIGALVAVSHLMGREHSLGLKISGEAPFKSELSIAIHKDKPVLAGIIQKALDAIPEYKRQEIFNRWVSVQYVREFDYSLLFKVITPILVILLLFVYWNRRLTNEIQQRKAAESALHSARRKAEIATQAKSDFLANMSHEIRTPMNAIIGMSHLCLGTDLNSKQRDYIQNVYRAAQSLLGLVNDILDFSKIEADKLSMESIPFKLDKVLQDLSDLIAIKAHEKNLELVFETHTDLPANLIGDPLRLGQILLNLTSNAVKFTQKGEIIVRTKPVTKTPDEVEVRFEVQDTGVGMTAEQTEGLFELFSQADSSTTRRFGGTGLGLAISKKLAEMMNGQIWVQNSMPGGGSTFAFTAVFKLDQAQLHASLPQSLAQLNQLKVLVVDDAESSRNALALILNSFAFRVSCVDSGEAALRMLDTSPAHDPFQLILMDWDMPEMDGLETLSQIKCRQKHKHLPTIIMVAAYDRERVQQDEKVFIFDAIVTKPVTNSALLDVIMELFLGESGLSSSDSPADAWRIEKIKSIQGARVLVAEDNRINQQVAQEILTQAGLAVTVVGDGREVLAILDKNQFDAILMDIQMPELDGIEATQAIRENTKYADLPIIAMTANAMPEDRARCIEAGMNDHIAKPIDPGRLIQTLSKWVTPGLVGVTGSPHLRVMKGEALSLLSGLKQIKTESGLRRVNGKSDLYLSLLIDFYHEHYDDARLIRQAVQDQNLDLARRLSHTIKGVAGSIGAEALQKSAQQLELALKNRTGEAYDDLLPDFARSLQKVMDELSEIAPASDINADDKHPETGLVPVDSKLIAPKLELLRSQLEQMNVNAADTASYLEELLDNSKGQGLLHDIKKHIGNFDFDLAEESLSELQKVISGRRDDKQ; encoded by the coding sequence ATGAGCAAAATAGCGAAAGGGAACCGGCTTCTGTTGCATCGCTGCCTGGCGGTGCTGTTAAGCTTTGTTATCGCTTTGGCGGGCGTGGTAAACAGTGCCATCGCGGAAGAGCCCGGAGTGCAGGGGTATCAGGCTTTCCGGAATGAGTTAACCCCAAAAGAACTGGCGTGGCTTGATGCACATCCGGTCATACGTCTTGGTGTTGACCCTGGCTTCGCTCCGTACAGTTTTAAAGATGACGGTGGCGGGTATCAGGGGATCGCTCTTGAGTTCACCGACTATTTCAGCACGCTCATGAATGTAGAAATGGAAGTCATGCCGGATTTGTCCTGGTCCGGGATTGTTGAAGGAGTAAAAGAAAAATCTCTTGATGTGGTGCTCACCATGTCTTACCGGCCTGAGCGGGAAAGCTTTGTTAATTTTACCGACCTCTATTTACCGACACCTCTGGTCATTATGCGCTGTCGTGATAAGTGTTCTGTTTCCTCAGAATCTGAGTTATCTGGGCATAGGGTTGCGCTGGTGAACGGCTACCACTCATCAAAACGTGTTATCAGAGAGCACCCGGATGTCGTTCCTTTAATGGTTGATACTCCTTTAGAAGGGCTTTTAGCGGCTGCAACGGGCAAAGCGGATGCCTACGTAGGAAGTTTAGGGGTCAATGTTTACTTAGCGGAAACAAACGGTATCACCAACCTGGAAGTGGCCTCAGTTTACGGCGATGGTGCCAATGGTCAGCGATTTGGCGTGCGTAAGGACTGGCCTGAACTGGCCAGTATTCTGAATAAAGCCCTCAGAACCATGCCACTGGAAGAGAAACGGAAACTGTTCGAACGCTGGTTACCGTCACAGGTCGTTAAGTTGTCCACCGAACCCGCTGAACGTCAGCGCCTGACTGAAAACGCAGAATTGGCCTCGGCCCGTTTTCTGAAAGCGTTAGCTCCGCAGGAGTTAGCGTGGCTGAAGAGCAATCCTGTGATTCGCATTGGCTACGACAGAGATTACCCTCCGGTAGAATATGCAGACAAACAGGGGAAGTACCGGGGTATCAGCTCAGATTATATGTCACTGATTGCGGATTTACTTCAGATTGAATTTGAATCCGGTTCTCCGCAATCCTGGCCGGAAACCATAGATGATCTGAAAAAGAGAGAACTGGATATCCTACCGGCAGCGATGCGAAATTCAGAGCGGGAGTCTTACCTGAACTTCACCACGCCATATCTTACTTTTCCCATGGTAATCATCACTCAGGTCGATTACCCCTATATCAACGAAATGGATGCATTAGCCGGGAAAAGGGTAGCAATAGTTGATGGCTATGCCATTCAGGATATTCTGAAACAAGATTACCCGAATCTGATCCTTCATCCGGTGAAAGACTACTCGCAGGGACTTAAGGCTGTTGAGGCAAATCAGGCTGACGCTTTTATCGGTGCTTTGGTAGCCGTCAGTCACCTTATGGGAAGAGAGCATAGCTTAGGTCTGAAAATATCCGGTGAAGCACCATTTAAAAGCGAGCTTTCCATCGCAATCCATAAGGACAAACCTGTGCTGGCCGGCATTATCCAAAAAGCACTGGATGCGATTCCCGAATATAAACGGCAGGAAATTTTTAACCGCTGGGTCTCTGTGCAATACGTGCGTGAATTTGATTACTCGTTATTGTTCAAAGTTATTACTCCGATCTTAGTGATTCTTTTACTGTTTGTTTACTGGAACCGCAGGCTGACAAATGAGATTCAACAGCGAAAAGCGGCCGAATCAGCGCTTCACAGCGCCAGGAGAAAAGCGGAAATTGCCACACAGGCAAAGAGCGATTTTCTGGCGAATATGTCTCATGAAATCCGGACGCCGATGAATGCCATTATCGGCATGTCTCATCTGTGCTTAGGTACAGACTTAAATTCCAAGCAAAGGGATTATATCCAGAATGTCTACCGGGCCGCGCAGTCCCTGTTAGGACTGGTGAACGATATTCTGGACTTTTCAAAAATTGAAGCGGATAAGCTCAGCATGGAGTCGATTCCGTTTAAATTGGACAAAGTTTTGCAGGACTTAAGCGATTTAATAGCCATTAAAGCCCACGAGAAGAATCTGGAACTGGTATTTGAAACCCACACAGACTTACCGGCAAATCTGATAGGCGACCCGCTACGGCTGGGGCAGATCCTGCTGAACCTGACTTCCAATGCGGTTAAGTTCACCCAGAAAGGAGAGATTATTGTACGAACTAAGCCGGTAACCAAAACGCCAGATGAAGTGGAAGTGAGGTTTGAGGTGCAGGATACCGGCGTTGGTATGACGGCTGAACAAACAGAAGGTCTCTTTGAGCTGTTTTCCCAGGCCGATAGTTCAACCACCAGAAGGTTTGGCGGTACCGGGCTGGGACTGGCGATTTCTAAAAAGCTGGCCGAAATGATGAATGGTCAGATTTGGGTGCAAAACAGTATGCCTGGTGGCGGAAGTACCTTTGCTTTCACCGCTGTATTTAAACTGGATCAGGCGCAGCTTCATGCCTCTCTGCCGCAGAGTTTGGCTCAGCTAAATCAGCTTAAAGTACTGGTTGTGGATGATGCAGAGAGTTCACGCAATGCTTTGGCACTGATCCTCAACTCCTTTGCATTCCGGGTGAGCTGCGTTGACTCTGGTGAGGCTGCGTTGCGTATGCTGGATACATCACCTGCCCATGATCCTTTTCAACTGATTCTGATGGACTGGGATATGCCGGAAATGGACGGGCTGGAAACACTCAGCCAGATAAAATGCCGTCAGAAGCATAAGCATTTACCGACCATCATCATGGTGGCAGCCTATGACCGGGAGCGGGTACAGCAAGACGAAAAGGTGTTTATATTTGACGCGATAGTGACCAAGCCGGTGACCAACTCAGCGTTACTTGACGTGATCATGGAACTGTTTTTAGGCGAATCCGGGCTAAGCAGCAGTGATTCCCCGGCAGATGCCTGGAGAATTGAAAAGATAAAAAGCATCCAGGGCGCCCGCGTGTTGGTAGCGGAAGACAACAGAATTAATCAGCAGGTTGCGCAGGAAATTCTGACTCAGGCCGGACTGGCTGTAACTGTGGTTGGTGATGGCCGGGAAGTTCTGGCGATACTGGATAAAAACCAGTTCGATGCCATCCTGATGGACATACAAATGCCGGAGTTGGATGGCATTGAAGCTACACAGGCGATTCGGGAAAACACAAAATATGCTGACTTACCTATCATCGCCATGACAGCCAATGCAATGCCTGAGGATCGAGCAAGGTGTATTGAAGCCGGGATGAACGATCACATCGCAAAACCGATTGACCCCGGCAGACTGATTCAGACTTTGTCTAAGTGGGTTACACCTGGCCTTGTCGGGGTGACAGGCAGTCCTCATTTAAGAGTTATGAAAGGAGAGGCACTATCACTCTTATCCGGGCTTAAACAAATAAAAACAGAGTCGGGGCTGAGACGGGTAAATGGTAAATCTGATCTTTACCTGAGCCTGCTGATTGATTTCTACCATGAGCATTATGATGATGCCCGGTTAATCAGACAGGCGGTGCAAGATCAGAACCTGGATTTAGCCCGGCGGTTATCACATACGATTAAAGGGGTTGCCGGTTCAATAGGCGCAGAAGCGTTACAGAAATCAGCGCAACAATTAGAGCTGGCCCTAAAAAACCGGACGGGCGAAGCTTATGACGATCTGCTGCCGGATTTTGCCCGGTCTCTGCAAAAGGTAATGGATGAGCTGTCCGAGATTGCACCTGCTTCTGATATTAATGCGGATGACAAACATCCGGAGACCGGGCTTGTGCCGGTCGATTCAAAACTCATTGCCCCTAAGCTTGAATTATTGCGCTCACAACTGGAACAGATGAACGTTAACGCAGCGGATACCG